The DNA segment TGCCGCGCCGCGCCAGGTATTGCGGCGCGGCGCAGATGGTCAGGGTGTAGTCCTGCAAGGGGCGGGCGATCAGGCGCGTCGAGGTAGCCAGTTCGCCCATGCGGATGCCTACGTCGAAACCGTGGTCCAGCAGGTCCATGCGCTGGTTGGTCAGCACGACATCCAGGCGAATCTGTGGGTAGCGCCGGGAGAACTCGCTCAGGGCCGGGGCCAGACGCTCCGAGCCGAAGGTCAGCGGCGCGGTGATGCGCAAGGTGCCCAACGGTTCGCCCAGTGCCTGTTCAGCCAACTGTTCGGAATCGACCACCAGCCCCAGAACTTCCACGCAACGCTGGTAGTACGCTTCGCCAAATTCGGTCAGGCGCTGGCGGCGGGTGGTGCGCTTGAGCAGGCTGACGCCCAGGCGCTGTTCCAGTGCACGCAAATGGTTACCGACCATGGTCGTGGAAATTGCGCATTCGCGGGCGGCGGCCGTCATGCTGCCGGATTCGACGACCTTTACGAATACCGACATTGCCTGGAACAGATCCATTATCAATCCATGCTTGAAAATGTTTGAAGTTATAGCCGGTTTATCCAGCGAAAGGGGCTAACGATACTGCAAACCACCCCTGACCACTATGGAGCCGCCGACCATGACCAGCGCTTGCCTGATGCACACCTACCAGCCATTACCTTTGAGCTTTGTGCGCGGCCTGAATACCCGCGTATGGGACCAGGACGGGCGCGAATACCTCGATGCAGTGGCCGGTGTGGCAGTGACTAATGTCGGCCATGCCCATCCGGCCCTGGTGGCGGCCATCAGCGAACAGGCCGGGTTACTGTTACACACCTCCAATCTGTACAACATTGACTGGCAGCAACGTCTGGCACAGGCGCTGACCGGGCTGTCGGGCCTTGAGCGGGTGTTTTTCAACAACTCCGGCGCCGAGGCCAACGAGACCGCACTCAAACTGGCCCGCTTGCATGGCTGGCACAAAGGCATTGAGCAGCCGCTGGTGGTGGTCATGGACAATGCGTTTCATGGCCGTACCCTGGGAACTCTGGCCGCCAGTGATGGCCCGGCGGTGCGGCTTGGGTTTGCCGGTTTGCCGGGTGATGTGCTGCGCATCGCGTTCGGCGACCTGGCAGCCTTCGAGCAGGCCTGTGCCAGCCATGGCTCGCGGATCGCGGCGGTGCTGCTTGAGCCGGTGCAGGGCGAGGGCGGGATTCGGGTCGCGCCGGCCGGCTATTTGAAGGCATTGCATGAGCGTTGCCGGCAGCGTGACTGGTTGTTGATGTTCGATGAAATCCAGAGCGGCATCGGCCGTACCGGGCGCTGGTTCGCCTTTCAGCATGAAGGTATCGTGCCGGATGTCATGACCCTGGCCAAAGGGCTGGGCAACGGCATACCGATTGGTGCTTGCCTGGCGCGCGGCAAAGCGGCAGGGCTGTTCACTCCTGGCAGTCATGGCAGCACGTTTGGCGGCAACCCGTTGGCCTGTCGGGTCGGCTGCACGGTGCTGGAGATCATCGAGCGGCAACAATTGGTCAATAATGCCCGGCTGCTGGGCGATTATCTGATAGAGCGTCTGGGGCAGGCGCTGAACGATAACCCCAAGGTCGTCGCGATTCGCGGTCGCGGGCTGATGATCGGCATTGAGTTGCAGCAACCGATTGCCGACCTGAGTCTGATGGCCGCCCGGCATTACGGGCTTCTGATCAATGTGACGCGCGGCCGGACCATCCGCTTGCTGCCGCCATTGACCCTCAATCACGACGAGGCGGATACGATTGTGCAGGCCCTGCACAGCCTGCTTGAGTAACCGGTTTGATGGGGGCGAGTAAATTTTGGGCTATACCGGAAAGATACAGTTACGGTAGAAACACACATGGGAATTGCGAATCAAAGCAATATGCCGACCCACCGATTAACAAGGAGCCCCCCATGCCTATCCGGTCACTGACCCTTGCTACTCTGCTGCTCGTCGCTGCCCCGGTGTTTGCCGCCGACAGTGATGCACCGCTGGCACAGGAGCGCGGCAAGGCCAGGCCTTTGGTCATCATTGCCCCTAGCCAAAGCGACCAGACGCTGGTCAGCTTGAAAAAAGCGCTTGAAGAACCCGCCAACCGCAAGGCCTTTACCGAGCGCAACATGGTGCTCTACACCGTGG comes from the Pseudomonas sp. StFLB209 genome and includes:
- a CDS encoding LysR family transcriptional regulator; this encodes MDLFQAMSVFVKVVESGSMTAAARECAISTTMVGNHLRALEQRLGVSLLKRTTRRQRLTEFGEAYYQRCVEVLGLVVDSEQLAEQALGEPLGTLRITAPLTFGSERLAPALSEFSRRYPQIRLDVVLTNQRMDLLDHGFDVGIRMGELATSTRLIARPLQDYTLTICAAPQYLARRGTPRHPQDLQQHDCLAFAYLAGDDWSSTEKHWRLNGPDGEVSVPVNGPLMINSSAGLYQAAKAGMGIVMLPDALVEQDLREGRLKALLPEYRLPGRPMHLIYPQDRYRLPKLRSFVEYALQLWGMEPG
- a CDS encoding aspartate aminotransferase family protein, which codes for MTSACLMHTYQPLPLSFVRGLNTRVWDQDGREYLDAVAGVAVTNVGHAHPALVAAISEQAGLLLHTSNLYNIDWQQRLAQALTGLSGLERVFFNNSGAEANETALKLARLHGWHKGIEQPLVVVMDNAFHGRTLGTLAASDGPAVRLGFAGLPGDVLRIAFGDLAAFEQACASHGSRIAAVLLEPVQGEGGIRVAPAGYLKALHERCRQRDWLLMFDEIQSGIGRTGRWFAFQHEGIVPDVMTLAKGLGNGIPIGACLARGKAAGLFTPGSHGSTFGGNPLACRVGCTVLEIIERQQLVNNARLLGDYLIERLGQALNDNPKVVAIRGRGLMIGIELQQPIADLSLMAARHYGLLINVTRGRTIRLLPPLTLNHDEADTIVQALHSLLE